A section of the Triticum dicoccoides isolate Atlit2015 ecotype Zavitan chromosome 7A, WEW_v2.0, whole genome shotgun sequence genome encodes:
- the LOC119333276 gene encoding galactoside 2-alpha-L-fucosyltransferase-like gives MAAMAAANPNFVARQRAIYDAAHVKPPLARKRQPRRCTAGDHGEEQRQLTRCDESSGSPVRRRSADATISIMDLTSTSDGQVTDSSEDDINPRKVRTPLAVAPARGKEERAVMKTRPAAEGGKRWCPGIDTKLVAFLLTVPSLIVFLGGRNGEQPVVEIEAAMPGRARDEVVSFLQRKTAHNDRLLGGLLADGFDQKTCHSRYQSAVYRRNAGRQPSQHLVSKLRSHEALQRRCGPGTAAYTNALEQLKSGKSVASPECRYLVSISYRGLGNRILAAASAFFYALLTDRVLLVDPSHMMDELFCEPFPNTTWLLPPGFPLLNYQSFYLDTPERFGRMREDGVLGAGETNGSAPAELPAFAYIHLDYNQTDHDKLFFCDDDQRVLRDIQWLVMRTDSYIVPGLFLVKAFQEELGMLFPEPDTVFHHLGRYLFHPTNPVWGLIARYYRAHLASARRVVGIQVRVFPWEAESPEILEQIKTCTQSERLLPAVLDEEEDDDEPAAAGAQQPTAVLVTSLKGWYSDKMKEMYWERATADGKVVVVDQPSHEETQRYNVRSHEHKAWAEVYLLSVANMLVTTGQSTFGYVAQGLGGLKPWVLHHVANGTVGWPCSRDVSMEPCFHVPPLYDCKRREDAGLIVPHVRHCGDLPAGLKLVDRREW, from the exons ATGGCGGCCATGGCCGCGGCGAACCCGAACTTCGTCGCGCGGCAGCGTGCCATCTACGATGCCGCCCACGTCAAGCCGCCGCTCGCCAGGAAGCGGCAGCCCCGGAGGTGCACTGCGGGCGATCACGGAGAAGAACAACGCCAGCTGACGCGCTGCGACGAATCATCAGGCAGCCCTGTGCGACGACGAAGCGCAGATGCCACCATTTCCATCATGGACCTCACATCCACCAGCGACGGACAGGTcacggactcctccgaggatga CATCAACCCAAGGAAAGTTCGCACACCGTTGGCAGTGGCACCAGCTCGAGGAAAGGAAGAGAGAGCGGTGATGAAGACGAGGCCGGCTGCAGAAGGCGGCAAGCGATGGTGCCCGGGAATCGACACCAAGCTCGTCGCCTTCCTGCTCACAGTGCCGTCACTCATCGTCTTCCTTGGTGGGCGCAATGGCGAGCAGCCGGTGGTCGAGATCGAGGCGGCCATGCCCGGCAGAGCCAGAG ACGAAGTTGTCTCGTTCCTGCAACGGAAGACAGCACACAATGACAGGCTTCTCGGGGGCCTCCTAGCCGACGGCTTCGACCAAAAAACCTGCCACAGCCGGTACCAATCCGCCGTGTACCGTCGGAACGCCGGCAGACAACCGTCGCAGCACCTCGTCTCCAAACTGCGAAGCCACGAAGCTCTGCAAAGACGGTGCGGCCCCGGCACAGCCGCCTACACCAACGCTCTGGAGCAGCTCAAGTCCGGCAAGAGCGTCGCGTCACCGGAGTGCAGATACCTGGTCTCCATCTCGTACCGTGGCCTCGGCAACCGGATCCTCGCGGCGGCGTCGGCGTTCTTCTACGCGCTGCTCACCGACCGCGTCCTCCTCGTCGACCCCAGCCACATGATGGACGAGCTCTTCTGCGAGCCGTTCCCAAACACGACGTGGCTGCTGCCTCCGGGGTTCCCGCTCCTCAACTACCAGAGCTTTTACCTCGACACGCCGGAGCGGTTTGGGAGAATGCGGGAGGACGGAGTGCTCGGAGCCGGCGAGACGAACGGCTCCGCCCCCGCCGAGCTGCCGGCGTTCGCGTACATCCACCTCGACTACAACCAGACGGACCACGACAAGCTCTTCTTCTGCGACGACGACCAGAGGGTTCTCCGGGATATCCAGTGGCTGGTGATGAGGACGGACAGCTACATCGTGCCAGGGCTGTTCCTGGTGAAGGCGTTCCAGGAGGAGCTCGGCATGCTCTTCCCGGAGCCGGACACCGTGTTCCACCACCTCGGCCGCTACCTGTTCCACCCGACGAACCCAGTGTGGGGCCTcatcgcgcggtactaccgcgcgcaccTCGCGTCGGCGCGGCGCGTGGTGGGCATCCAGGTGCGCGTCTTCCCCTGGGAGGCGGAGTCGCCGGAGATCCTGGAGCAGATCAAGACGTGCACGCAGAGCGAGAGGCTGCTCCCGGCGGtgctggacgaggaggaggacgacgacgagccGGCGGCTGCCGGTGCCCAACAACCGACGGCCGTCCTGGTCACCTCCCTCAAGGGCTGGTACAGCGACAAGATGAAGGAGATGTACTGGGAGCGCGCGACGGCGGacggcaaggtggtggtggtggaccaGCCGAGCCACGAGGAGACGCAGCGCTACAACGTGAGGTCGCACGAGCACAAGGCCTGGGCGGAGGTGTACCTGCTGAGCGTGGCGAACATGCTGGTGACCACCGGACAGTCGACGTTCGGGTACGTGGCGCAGGGGCTCGGCGGGCTCAAGCCCTGGGTGCTGCACCATGTCGCCAATGGCACGGTGGGGTGGCCGTGCAGCAGGGACGTGTCCATGGAGCCGTGCTTCCACGTCCCGCCGCTGTACGACTGCAAGCGGCGGGAAGACGCCGGCCTCATCGTGCCGCATGTGCGTCACTGCGGCGACCTGCCCGCGGGACTCAAGCTAGTCGACCGAAGAGAATGGTAG
- the LOC119332702 gene encoding galactoside 2-alpha-L-fucosyltransferase-like isoform X1, with the protein MKNTTTHVEPEGCKRWAPAINAALVAFVLIVLPLFVLLGGRNGEKPAVWIKTAVGDLRRGSDEVSLLNENVPTHADKLLGGLLVEGFDQESCRSRYQSAMYRRNAGRQPSQHLVSKLRSHEALQRRCGPGTAAYTNALEQLKSGKSVVSPECRYLVSISYRGLGNRIIAAASAFLYAVLTDRVFLVDPSNGMDELFCEPFPNTTWLLPPGFPLVSYQGFYLSTPERYGKMREDGVLRTGEINGSAAGDLPAFAYIHLDHNQTDADKLFFCDDDQRLMSSIQWLVMRTDGYIAPGLFLVRAFQSELDALFPERDAVFHHLGRYLFHPTNRVWGLITRYYDAHLARARRVVGIQVRVFPWQADSPELLEQIKTCTQSQKLLPAVVGEEDDGPPAAAPGGAAKPTAVLITSLKAWYYDKIKGAYWERATANGEVVVVDQPSHEEAQRYHVKSHERKAWAEVYLLSTADTLVTTAESTFGYVAQGLGGMRPWVLRMGMINTTVSWPCSRDVSMEPCYHVAPVYDCRRREDAGKIVPHVRHCEDWPTGLKLVDLKD; encoded by the exons ATGAAGAACACGACGACGCATGTTGAGCCTGAGGGCTGCAAGCGATGGGCCCCGGCAATCAACGCCGCGCTCGTTGCCTTCGTACTGATCGTGCTGCCTCTCTTCGTTCTCCTTGGCGGCCGCAATGGCGAGAAGCCAGCGGTTTGGATCAAGACGGCCGTGGGCGACTTACGGCGAG GTTCTGACGAAGTATCTTTACTGAACGAGAACGTACCAACACACGCTGACAAGCTTCTTGGCGGACTCTTGGTCGAAGGCTTCGACCAAGAATCCTGCCGCAGCCGGTACCAGTCCGCCATGTACCGTCGGAACGCCGGCCGGCAACCTTCACAGCACCTCGTCTCCAAATTGCGGAGCCACGAAGCCCTGCAAAGGCGGTGCGGCCCGGGCACGGCCGCCTACACCAACGCCCTGGAGCAGCTCAAGTCCGGCAAGAGCGTCGTGTCACCGGAGTGCAGGTACCTGGTCTCCATCTCGTACCGCGGCCTCGGCAACCGGATCATCGCCGCCGCGTCGGCGTTCCTGTACGCGGTGCTCACCGACCGCGTCTTCCTCGTCGACCCCAGCAACGGGATGGACGAGCTCTTTTGCGAGCCCTTCCCCAACACGACGTGGCTGCTGCCTCCGGGCTTCCCGCTCGTGAGCTATCAGGGCTTTTACCTCTCCACGCCGGAGCGGTACGGGAAGATGCGAGAGGACGGTGTGCTCAGAACCGGCGAGATAAACGGGTCCGCCGCCGGAGACCTGCCGGCGTTCGCGTACATCCATCTCGACCACAACCAGACGGACGCCGACAAGCTCTTCTTCTGCGATGACGACCAGCGGCTCATGTCCAGCATCCAGTGGCTGGTGATGAGGACGGACGGCTACATCGCGCCAGGCCTGTTCCTCGTGAGGGCGTTCCAGTCAGAGCTCGACGCTCTGTTCCCGGAGCGCGACGCCGTGTTCCACCACCTCGGCCGGTACCTGTTCCATCCGACCAACCGCGTTTGGGGCCTCATCACGCGGTACTACGACGCGCACCTCGCGCGGGCACGGCGCGTGGTCGGCATCCAGGTGCGCGTCTTCCCGTGGCAGGCCGACTCGCCGGAGCTCCTGGAGCAGATCAAGACGTGCACGCAGAGCCAGAAGCTGCTCCCGGCGGTGGTGGGCGAGGAAGACGACGGGCCGCCGGCGGCCGCGCCCGGTGGCGCGGCCAAACCCACCGCTGTCCTGATCACCTCCCTCAAGGCCTGGTACTACGACAAGATCAAGGGGGCGTACTGGGAGCGCGCGACGGCGAAcggcgaggtggtggtggtggaccaGCCGAGCCACGAGGAGGCCCAGCGCTACCATGTCAAGTCGCATGAACGCAAGGCTTGGGCAGAGGTGTACCTGCTGAGCACGGCGGACACGCTGGtcaccaccgccgagtcgacgttcGGGTACGTGGCGCAGGGGCTCGGCGGGATGAGGCCGTGGGTGCTGAGGATGGGGATGATCAACACCACCGTGAGCTGGCCGTGCAGCAGGGACGTGTCCATGGAGCCGTGCTACCACGTCGCGCCGGTGTACGACTGCCGGCGACGGGAAGATGCCGGCAAGATCGTGCCGCATGTGCGGCACTGCGAGGACTGGCCCACGGGGTTGAAGCTAGTTGATCTAAAGGATTAG
- the LOC119332702 gene encoding galactoside 2-alpha-L-fucosyltransferase-like isoform X2, giving the protein MPFISVCITTFKKIEDMTLINIVFGSDEVSLLNENVPTHADKLLGGLLVEGFDQESCRSRYQSAMYRRNAGRQPSQHLVSKLRSHEALQRRCGPGTAAYTNALEQLKSGKSVVSPECRYLVSISYRGLGNRIIAAASAFLYAVLTDRVFLVDPSNGMDELFCEPFPNTTWLLPPGFPLVSYQGFYLSTPERYGKMREDGVLRTGEINGSAAGDLPAFAYIHLDHNQTDADKLFFCDDDQRLMSSIQWLVMRTDGYIAPGLFLVRAFQSELDALFPERDAVFHHLGRYLFHPTNRVWGLITRYYDAHLARARRVVGIQVRVFPWQADSPELLEQIKTCTQSQKLLPAVVGEEDDGPPAAAPGGAAKPTAVLITSLKAWYYDKIKGAYWERATANGEVVVVDQPSHEEAQRYHVKSHERKAWAEVYLLSTADTLVTTAESTFGYVAQGLGGMRPWVLRMGMINTTVSWPCSRDVSMEPCYHVAPVYDCRRREDAGKIVPHVRHCEDWPTGLKLVDLKD; this is encoded by the exons ATGCCCTTCATCTCAGTATGCATTACAACTTTCAAAAAAATTGAAGACATGACTTTGATTAACATCGTGTTCG GTTCTGACGAAGTATCTTTACTGAACGAGAACGTACCAACACACGCTGACAAGCTTCTTGGCGGACTCTTGGTCGAAGGCTTCGACCAAGAATCCTGCCGCAGCCGGTACCAGTCCGCCATGTACCGTCGGAACGCCGGCCGGCAACCTTCACAGCACCTCGTCTCCAAATTGCGGAGCCACGAAGCCCTGCAAAGGCGGTGCGGCCCGGGCACGGCCGCCTACACCAACGCCCTGGAGCAGCTCAAGTCCGGCAAGAGCGTCGTGTCACCGGAGTGCAGGTACCTGGTCTCCATCTCGTACCGCGGCCTCGGCAACCGGATCATCGCCGCCGCGTCGGCGTTCCTGTACGCGGTGCTCACCGACCGCGTCTTCCTCGTCGACCCCAGCAACGGGATGGACGAGCTCTTTTGCGAGCCCTTCCCCAACACGACGTGGCTGCTGCCTCCGGGCTTCCCGCTCGTGAGCTATCAGGGCTTTTACCTCTCCACGCCGGAGCGGTACGGGAAGATGCGAGAGGACGGTGTGCTCAGAACCGGCGAGATAAACGGGTCCGCCGCCGGAGACCTGCCGGCGTTCGCGTACATCCATCTCGACCACAACCAGACGGACGCCGACAAGCTCTTCTTCTGCGATGACGACCAGCGGCTCATGTCCAGCATCCAGTGGCTGGTGATGAGGACGGACGGCTACATCGCGCCAGGCCTGTTCCTCGTGAGGGCGTTCCAGTCAGAGCTCGACGCTCTGTTCCCGGAGCGCGACGCCGTGTTCCACCACCTCGGCCGGTACCTGTTCCATCCGACCAACCGCGTTTGGGGCCTCATCACGCGGTACTACGACGCGCACCTCGCGCGGGCACGGCGCGTGGTCGGCATCCAGGTGCGCGTCTTCCCGTGGCAGGCCGACTCGCCGGAGCTCCTGGAGCAGATCAAGACGTGCACGCAGAGCCAGAAGCTGCTCCCGGCGGTGGTGGGCGAGGAAGACGACGGGCCGCCGGCGGCCGCGCCCGGTGGCGCGGCCAAACCCACCGCTGTCCTGATCACCTCCCTCAAGGCCTGGTACTACGACAAGATCAAGGGGGCGTACTGGGAGCGCGCGACGGCGAAcggcgaggtggtggtggtggaccaGCCGAGCCACGAGGAGGCCCAGCGCTACCATGTCAAGTCGCATGAACGCAAGGCTTGGGCAGAGGTGTACCTGCTGAGCACGGCGGACACGCTGGtcaccaccgccgagtcgacgttcGGGTACGTGGCGCAGGGGCTCGGCGGGATGAGGCCGTGGGTGCTGAGGATGGGGATGATCAACACCACCGTGAGCTGGCCGTGCAGCAGGGACGTGTCCATGGAGCCGTGCTACCACGTCGCGCCGGTGTACGACTGCCGGCGACGGGAAGATGCCGGCAAGATCGTGCCGCATGTGCGGCACTGCGAGGACTGGCCCACGGGGTTGAAGCTAGTTGATCTAAAGGATTAG
- the LOC119331404 gene encoding fucosyltransferase 2-like, producing MLRRDVEAGSDTVAAPPRKTRQRSAGSVAGHWLRHAEAAAPACIRRPMKGLDRRPRRWGCAANAVLLAFIITVPSLVVFFGARTSAPAVWINAANALRRGSAPAHDRLLGGLLADGVDERSCHSRYQSAMYRRRAGRQPSRYLVSKLRRHEALQRLCGPGTAAYSHAQEQLRSGETLAAGTGSPECKYLVSISYRGLGNRILAAASAFLYAVLTDRVLLVDPSNEMGELFCEPFPGTTWVLPPDFPLTSYTNFSIETAQSYANMVKNKVISAVDVDAASTARELPAFAYIHLDHDATGEDKQFYCDEDQRVLRDIQWLVMRTDSYIVPGLFLVMAFQEELDMLFPEPDTVFHHLGRYLFHPSNHVWGLVARYHDAYLAAAHQRVGIQVRVFGSAPNSPELLEQITTCTQKEGLLPELLTAGVPATTTPPPAPPRRRSKAVLVTSLKAWYYDKLKGMYWERATVTGEAVGVHQPSHEEYQHFGARSHDTKAWAEIYLLSLTDALVTSGFSTFGYVAQGLGGLTPWVMFKPDNGSVVPNPPCGRDVSMEPCFHAPPFYDCRIKQGADTGKIVPQVRHCIDVSWGLKLVPPS from the exons ATGCTGCGACGGGACGTCGAGGCAGGCAGTGATACCGTAGCGGCGCCACCGAGAAAGACGCGGCAGCGCTCGGCCGGCTCGGTCGCGGGCCACTGGCTGCGCCACGCCGAGGCGGCGGCCCCGGCGTGCATCAGGCGTCCGATGAAAGGGCTCGACCGCAGGCCCAGGCGGTGGGGGTGTGCGGCCAATGCCGTGCTCCTTGCCTTCATCATCACCGTGCCGTCGTTGGTCGTCTTCTTCGGCGCGCGCACCAGCGCGCCGGCGGTGTGGATCAACGCCGCCAACGCCTTACGCCGAG GATCAGCGCCAGCGCATGACAGGCTTCTCGGCGGCCTCCTGGCCGATGGCGTCGACGAGAGATCCTGCCACAGCAGGTACCAGTCCGCCATGTACCGCCGGAGAGCCGGCAGGCAGCCCTCCCGGTACCTCGTCTCCAAGCTGCGGCGGCACGAGGCCCTGCAAAGACTCTGCGGCCCGGGCACCGCCGCCTACAGCCACGCGCAGGAGCAGCTCAGGTCGGGTGAGACCCTCGCCGCCGGCACCGGGTCACCGGAGTGCAAGTACCTGGTCTCCATATCGTACCGCGGCCTCGGCAACCGGATCCTGGCCGCCGCGTCGGCGTTCCTCTACGCGGTGCTCACCGACCGCGTCCTCCTCGTCGACCCTAGCAACGAGATGGGCGAGCTGTTCTGCGAGCCCTTCCCCGGCACCACGTGGGTGCTGCCGCCGGACTTCCCGCTGACGAGCTACACCAACTTCAGCATCGAGACGGCCCAGAGCTACGCGAACATGGTGAAGAACAAGGTGATCAGCGCCGTCGACGTCGACGCCGCGTCGACAGCGCGGGAGCTACCGGCGTTCGCGTACATTCATCTCGACCACGACGCCACTGGGGAAGACAAGCAGTTCTACTGCGACGAGGACCAGCGGGTTCTCCGGGACATCCAGTGGCTGGTGATGAGGACGGACAGCTACATCGTGCCGGGGCTGTTCCTGGTCATGGCCTTCCAGGAGGAGCTCGACATGCTCTTCCCGGAGCCGGACACCGTATTCCACCACCTCGGCCGCTACCTGTTCCACCCGAGCAACCACGTGTGGGGCCTCGTCGCGCGCTACCACGACGCCTACCTCGCGGCGGCGCACCAGCGAGTGGGCATCCAGGTGCGCGTCTTCGGCAGTGCCCCGAACTCGCCGGAGCTCCTGGAGCAGATCACCACGTGCACGCAGAAGGAGGGTCTGCTTCCGGAGTTGCTCACCGCGGGAGTGCccgccaccaccacgccgccgccagCGCCTCCTCGGAGGAGGTCCAAGGCCGTCCTGGTGACCTCCCTGAAGGCCTGGTATTACGACAAGCTCAAGGGCATGTACTGGGAGCGCGCGACGGTGACCGGCGAGGCGGTGGGCGTGCACCAGCCGAGCCACGAGGAGTACCAGCACTTCGGCGCCAGGTCGCACGACACCAAGGCGTGGGCGGAGATATATCTGCTCAGCCTCACCGACGCGCTGGTCACCAGCGGCTTCTCGACGTTCGGGTACGTGGCGCAGGGCCTCGGCGGCCTCACGCCGTGGGTGATGTTCAAGCCGGACAACGGCTCCGTGGTGCCCAACCCGCCGTGCGGCCGGGACGTGTCCATGGAGCCGTGCTTCCACGCGCCGCCGTTCTACGACTGCAGGATCAAGCAGGGGGCCGACACCGGCAAGATTGTGCCGCAGGTGCGGCATTGCATAGACGTGAGCTGGGGTTTAAAGCTTGTTCCTCCCTCCTAA